CCGCCGTGAACGCAGGTATCTCGGTATCTCGTGTAGGTGGTGCAGCACAGACCAAAATCATCAAGAAATTGGGCGGTGGTATTCGTCTAGCATTGGCTCAGTATCGTGAATTGGCAGCATTTGCGCAGTTCGCTTCTGACCTCGACGAAGCAACACGTTCACAGCTTGAGCACGGTCAACGTGTCACCGAGTTAATGAAACAGAATCAATACGCGCCAATGAGCGTTGCAGACATGGCATTGTCCATTTTTGCGGCGGAAAAAGGCTTCCTGAAGGGTGTTGAAATTAACAAAATTCAGGATTTCGAAGAAGCATTATTGAGCTACTTTAACAGCGAGCACGCTGAACTCATGGCGAAAATCAATGAAACAGGCGATTACAACGACACCATCGAAGGTGAACTGAAAGCCGGTCTTGAGAAGTTTAAATCAACTCAAAGCTGGTAAGGGTTGGGCCGCAGGTTACTGCGGCCTTTCAACGTTGTAACGCGGGAGATTAATTATGGCCGTTGGTAAAGAGATAAAAACTCAGATCGCGAGTATTAACAATACTCAAAAGATCACCAGCGCAATGGAAATGGTTGCTGCGTCGAAAATGAAAAAGGCGCAGGAGCTGATGGCGAAAAGCCGTCCGTACGCCGATTCCATTCGGGAAGTGATCGGCCATATTGCCCAAGGTAACCTCGAATACCGCCATGCTTGGTTGGAAGAACGCGAGGTTAAACGCGTGGGTTACATCATCGTTTCTACCGATCGCGGGTTATGCGGCGGTTTGAACTCGAACGAATTCCGTAAGGTGATTCGCGAAGTTCAGGATTGGAAAGAAAAAGGCGTTGATGTGAGCTTCGCTGCTGTGGGCAGTAAAGCGTCGGGTTTCTTCAAGCGGTTAACAGGCAGTATTTTGTCGCAAACGTCGGGTTTGGGTGACAAGCCAAAACTAAACGACTTAATCGGCACAGTGTCTGTCATGTTAAAAGCATACGAGAATGGCGAAGTTGATCGCTTGTTCCTCGTATATAACCGTTTTGTAAACAC
This genomic interval from Idiomarinaceae bacterium HL-53 contains the following:
- a CDS encoding F-type H+-transporting ATPase subunit gamma, which encodes MAVGKEIKTQIASINNTQKITSAMEMVAASKMKKAQELMAKSRPYADSIREVIGHIAQGNLEYRHAWLEEREVKRVGYIIVSTDRGLCGGLNSNEFRKVIREVQDWKEKGVDVSFAAVGSKASGFFKRLTGSILSQTSGLGDKPKLNDLIGTVSVMLKAYENGEVDRLFLVYNRFVNTMTQEPVVNQLLPLPKSENVERNHAWDYLYEPDAKSILDVLLRRFIESQVYQGVVENLASEQAARMVAMKAATDNAGQLIDDLQLVYNKARQAAITQEISEIVSGAGAV